From one Corvus cornix cornix isolate S_Up_H32 chromosome 21, ASM73873v5, whole genome shotgun sequence genomic stretch:
- the LOC120411101 gene encoding LOW QUALITY PROTEIN: natriuretic peptides A-like (The sequence of the model RefSeq protein was modified relative to this genomic sequence to represent the inferred CDS: substituted 1 base at 1 genomic stop codon), translating into MQLPALCCVASLLQLVMPWAGEQAAGEDGAPYPSSPPLSRTPWQLWEGEGEPSPGDEPVAGAEDGGSEWELSRGGERPGGDSGPGPRPPQLAEGXSQWKSLLSSLRRKHFSYCFGTKMERTGEQTGLGCDQHKPRRCRSRAGRGSRRELPLSPAESLGAASPAALCASFTGFWSRWRS; encoded by the exons ATGCAGCTCCCGGCTCTCTGCTGCGTGGCCTCGCTGCTGCAGCTCGTTATGCCGTGGGCAGGGGAGCAGGCGGCCGGTGAGGA CGGGGCTCCCtatccctcctctcctcccctctccaggactccctggcagctctgggaaggggaaggggaacCGAGCCCGGGAGACGAGCCGGTGGCCGGGGCCGAGGACGGCGGCTCCGAGTGGGAGCTCTCGAGGGGCGGAGAGCGGCCGGGCGGGGATTCCGGTCCTGGCCCTAGACCTCCTCAGCTGGCGGAGGGATAGAGCCAGTGGAAGAGCCTCCTGTCCTCCCTCAGACGGAAGCACTTTTCCTACTGCTTTGGGACGAAGATGGAGAGGACCGGTGAGCAGACGGGGCTGGGATGCGACCAACACAAACCCCGTAGATGCCGGAGCAGGGCAGGCCGGGGCAGCCGCCGGGAGCTGCCGCTGTCCCCGGCTGAAAGCCTCGGAGCGGCTTCTCCCGCAGCTCTCTGCGCTTCTTTTACAGGTTTCTGGAGCAGATGGAGAAGCTGA